The Notolabrus celidotus isolate fNotCel1 chromosome 23, fNotCel1.pri, whole genome shotgun sequence region acgggatgtcatttctgtctctacatggttgCGCGTTCacatttctcctctgctctctctgtatCGCGCACGGCAGATGCGTAgttatgcagacacacacacacacacacacacacacacacacacacacacacacacacacacacacacacacacacacacacacacacacacacacacacacacacacacacacacacacacacacacacacacacaggtctggAGGCTGTTGCTCCTATAGGAAAAGCTGAAGACCAATGATCTAAGccaatcacacactgatcataaatatatgtttatgtttgtatgtgttttttgtatgtttgtgttatcTTAGTCTGATGTGGAGCAGGTCTGCTGGAAACATCACAACCTCTGTGAATTAAATGATGTGGAATATAGGAGCCCTGCAGTGAGTGAactgtctttttcttctcttgctTTCAGTGACGCTCGTACTCGACTCAGCACCTGCCGTCTTGGGTTTGATCTTGCAAGTTACTTGATTTCggtgcatgtttattttgagcGTTTAATTTCATGCAACCCTACGTGGCATGAGATATAAAAAAGTAACTCTTTATTCCTCCTGGTGACAGTCAGTTTTTCTCCTTAAAGATCCCGTTTTGGAGTTTTGTCGAAATATATATTAGAAGTGAGAGACTGGGGAATACAGAGAAGGAacaacacttttaaaagtcattaaaTACATTGACACGCTAAATCTAAATCAGgttttcacatgtttttaaagctacATCCTATCCCATGGATATGCATGGATTCCTCCATTCAAAGCGTCCTCTTTGCAGCAGTGAGACCCCGTGACGGGGTTTAAAGGGCTACAGGTTATTTTCAGCCTGGCACACACATCCTCCTCCAGATggtaaagaaataaagtaaagCGACCGCTGgaagcagaaataataaaattcTTTTCATGCTTTTTCCTGGAAGTGTGGGAggagtaatttaatttaaatgagcATTTTTTTCTCGGAAATCCTCTTTGATTCATAACCGGCTTCAGACCGTTGTTCTGAAGGTCAAGAAACTCCTTCATTAAACGGGGAAACACCAACAAAGATACACACGGCAGAGTGTCTGCGCACATATTGCAGTTACTGTCTCGCACATGTTGGCTGAACTCGTAAAGAGCAAACATCAACAAAGACACTCAAgtctaaaaacaaacacacacacacacacacacacacacacacacacacacacacacacacacacacacacacacacacacacacacacacacacacacacacacacacacacacacacacacacacacacacacacacacacacacacacacacacacacatccttgcATGTGTTGTAGTCGTATTATTTCAATTTCTTTCTAAAAGAAGTTATCTGGAGTGAAATCGCTCGCCCTCCACTCCCTCATTATCTTAATTATGAGAGGCTATTTTTGCATGTTACATATTACATAACCCACGTCAAATAGGATTGTTTTTGGCACATGTCCCACTACTGATGTTCAAATTTAGCCTTTGGCTCTCCGCGCCGAAAGTACACACCAGAgacacactgtttttttctacACAAGTTAGCGCATGTTGGCGGAAAATAAATCCCTGTAATTACGGCAGATCagaactctttaaaaaaagcaaacaggatCCATGCAGACAAGATAATTAATCACTGCTAgactgtgttttgtttatgGTTCAGGGCAGATCGGTCGTCATGTAGCATCTCTGTTTTGGTtccttgttgtttctttttcctcttgtcgCTGGAAAACATCTCTGCGCGGCGCTTATATCTATTTTTAAGCATCTCTGCGAGAGTTTAAAGGATGAAACGGAGGGAGAAAAGGGAGGAGTAGGAGAGGGCGTGAAGACAAGAGAGGTTTTAGTGACAAAAATGTTGAGCAGTATGTGAACAGAAGGGAGGGAAGGAATTTCAAAAATCCCCCAGCCTGGATGTCGGGTGAGGACAAAGGTTGTGAAGACTGAAAAAAGTTTGTTTGAGAGTATTCAAAAAGAAGAACGAAAGATGAAGTGATGAAGTGGAAAACAAGGTAAGAGAAGAGTCGGAAATGTAAGATAGAAATGCCGCAAATTACAGAGTGCGAGGGACGACTCGTTCAGTTGAGTCCACTAGTCTTGGGGCTCGGCCCTGCTGAGGCCCGTCTGCCCACCGCGGCAAAAACACTCGAACAAAAGGATCATTTAttggaggaggaaagagggggAGTGGGGACGGGGAGGGGATGAAAGGAGGGGGAACACTGTACAGAGGCATTTGAGAGCTGTGTGAGTGAAAACACTGGCCCCATCTCAACATTCACAGCCAATGTGTAACATTCTCCCCCACGCTGCCCCGCTGACATACTCCACAGCCAGAGCCCATATGGTCCCACTGTGGTAGCCTGTGaggatttatatttaagataCACCCAACAACGCCGCCTTTTTCCACCAACACTGCTTCCATTTCCCAATAAAACCAACACAGCGACGTATGGAAGCAGACTGATGCTTTATTTCCATCTGTGGAGTCGATGAAAACCAACTGTTGAGCCCAGTTGTGCTGCTAAGTTGCTAATGCCTTTTATTTCCATTAAATCCAACTGAGGAGCCCTGCTATGAAATGTTTACCACAAAAAACCCCACGAGGTTCAATCTAACACAACCTGAGGTACACATCATGCAGAGGCTTAGCAGGGCTGCATGAACAACAAGGTCTCGCAGGATGGATTCATcacaagagtgtgtgtgtggaagctTAACTAAGACTACTGAGCATTTTACTGATGCATATAAATCCACATCTCCATTTAAAACGCCGCTTTATCTGCTCAAACTGCAGGCGTCCGATTCTTAACAGGCCAATTTAGTGCAGACGGTGGCTCAAAGGGAATGTTTTTGCATGAGGAAACGTCTCACAGTGACCTAGTTGAGGCATTGTTTAGCTGTGGTGGTCCCCCACAGCTAGAAAATTGCCCCTCACAGTaggaaaaatgtaaacacaatgaAGATTCATCATCTGGCCTTGGCGACCTCCCTTTGTAACAAAAAAGGTTTGACAGTGCTGCAGCTACAGCACAACTGTAGTGGAGTCTACATCCAATCACAGAAGGAAACGTTTAAGTCCAGTATTTGACCATGTTAAGCTATCCAAGCCCTCTGCTTGAACTACTACCAAGTATAAATCCTGATAAGCTACATTTCTATGGCCAGATCTACAAACCTGTCAACATTAATATAAATCTTGCATACTTTCCTCATTAACATTGCTCTAAAGTTGTAGCTGGATTGGAGTCTCGTAAAATAACATCAAATCTGACATGCTTGCTTCCCTCAACCTCATACTGGAGGATCTCAGAGCTGACAGGTCAGCAGAAAACAGGGTCAAAGTTCAAATTCATTGAGCGCAGAGTAGGACGCTTCAGAggtaggtctgaatagctttcTATGAGAAGGGTAGCACTGCACAGAGATGTGTGTGACAGCTCTCCTCAATGGAAAACAAAGAGCTCATCCAGAGTGGAATCATTCTGCCACTTGTCATACTCTTAAAACAAATATCTCCTGCATCTCTATTCAAACAACAAACTGAACTGAGGTGGTGGTGTAGCTTAAACAACATTTAAGCAACCCAGAGAGGATCAATAGTAATTTGTAGAATATCTATATTCATTGATATTCCAATAGGTTGTCTGGCCTTTGGCAACCTATATAATCACATCAggtaaaatgtgtttatgaatCAGGAATTACACCAACCCCCAgacaagaaaatgtatttatggaTAGTCAAAGCAGTCAATATAAACCTCCTTTTAATGGATTATGCAGACTGTTCAGACTGGTGTCTATGTTCTAATCTGGTGACAGGTGGAGCTTCATTGAAAGCAAAGACAGAAAGTAAGGCTGTGCTCCTTTGGATTATGATGAACTAGTTttccatctgaatcacatgaCAGAGCCCTACTTAAAAAGCAATGAAGAGAAAAATGATTAACTCAAGCTGTCCTGACTGGTACCACATCAGTATCAGTATATACTCCCTAAAATACAGTGTTGGTGGTATGCCAGTACCATAACATACTTAGTTAGCCCCCCAAAATCCACTGGTATCAGCCAGGTTATCATGTGACAATGGCAAAGAACAGTGTGGTATAACAGAGTGAAATGTCTGTCAAAATTAAGAAAGTGTGAGCAATCAGTGGTTTCTGTGAATATGTGAATATTTAAATGCaatatgaggagtttttcaccatcagagaaacagactgacaccaacactgatgcctctttatgacctccaaaagcaaacaaaaccattgaaacaacaacattgataccttctctgttgtcatttttaatgccttaaatcACTCAGAAGGGGGAAGGTGTCAGATCACATGACTGAGATTTGGCTTTAGAAGCACCcttctttggctgttttcatggaaaataatcacagtgagtgataaatatggctgtttttgttgaaaactacttttgcatgtacagaacaagagataagaggtatcactttgtccacaatggggcgccaaaattgatataaatcaaaagttcctcacagcagctttaacagactgtataaaacatagccGTAgtttcagtgatgtcacccattggtttctgaaaagaCATTTTGAAGACCAATGATGGCAGtggccatgttggaaatgctgactgaaCGTTACTCTCAATTACCCAAGACACAGGCAAAGAGTTGGAGTTCAGGCAGGCCTCAGGCTTCCTGGCAAACAGCCATAACATGCCTATCAGTCAACTCCCCACGCCCCTAATTAAGCAAATTGATGTATAACTTTTACTCTTACTACTTTCTTAACAGTTCATTATgaaaataatcacacacacaccctattGTGCATACGAATAGTGAAATGGGCTATTCAGACTGCAAACCAAGGGCAGTCCAAAGTGATATTCCAAAGCACCAAAGTATCAGGGAGAAATTTAGGGAAATTGTAATGAAACCTGTCTATCACAAACTAAGAGACCAACAAAGTCCAACAAATATGtattcaatgaaaaaaaagaactctTACCTGTTCCCTCCTTGTTTCCATTCTGATGCGTCCGTAGCTCCTCTGACTTGTAGAAGTCAATGCTGGCATAAGTGTTGAGgcttgagctgctgctgctgctgactgctGGGCTTACTCCACCGACCCCAGAACCTCCACCCAGTACAGAGAAGAGGCGAGAGGCGGCTTGGGTACCTGAGGGTCCATCAAGGCCCAAATGGGGGCTCTCTTTGTTGGCCAAGTCCAAGTCTATGTAGTTAAGGCCTTGCTCCGTGGAGgaagtctgactgtttgagggaGGGGTTGCCTGTCCAGGAAGGGCAAACTGAGCGGGATTATCAGTCACAGCACCATTACCCCACAGCATGCTTTCAAAGCCAAGCCGGCGAGCCACAGCTTGGGCATGTTCTGGAAAGAGGGAGGcagtagaagaagaggaagtaGAGGTAGAGGTGGGGAGGGAAGGGGCTGCAAGGAAGGTTTCTGAGCAGTGCCGTCTGCGACCTTGGGGGTCGGCCCGGATTACTTTGGCCCCATGGTCAGGGTTGGGTCCTGGTTTGGCGAGAGGGAAGTCTAGACCCCGTGACAGCACTGGAATAGTAGTATCAGTCCTGGTTGGGGAGGGAGCTTTTGGTGACACACTGGATGATGGCCTGGGGACGGTGTTGCTGTTCAAGCTGAAGGCCATCTCTGTGTAGTCTCCACAGGAGGTTGGGGACTCAGATTCAGTCACCGATGGGACACTTTCTCTGCTTTTCCTCAGCGGAGCCTCAGCCACTTCTGCCCCCTCTTCACAAGGGCCAGTAGTAACCTCATTGCAAGCTTTGGGAGCGTGAGCAAGTGTTGGAGGTGTTGGAGGGGTGTGGAAAGACGGGAAAACAATTGGGGTAAGGGAGAGGGGTGAAGGGGAGGGAGAAGGGCCCAAGTCCATGTTGACATACTCAGAAGCTGCTGGAGGTGTGATGGGAGCAGATGGACTACGGGAAAGGGGGAGGAAGTTCCCTAAGCAGGAAGTTGGCCTGTGTTGAGGTTGCTTGCTACTTGAACCCTGAGGCAATGATAAGCCATGCCTGAGTCCCCTGCCACGGCCTCCCCCGAACCCAGTCTGGTTGTACTTCTCTTCCTTAAACTCAATGCTTACGTACTCCCCAGGACTCTTGGGTTCTGGGGGTAAGGGGTTCTCACGGACCCTAGGAAGGGTGTTTGCCTTAGATACATCAACAAACAGGCTCACTGGTCTGCTTCTAGTATGACTACCCTGCTTGGCTAATCCAGCAGATCCTCGTCTCTGCTGGAGCTTACTCACATCTTTGGACTGCGCTCCCCCAGACGTGGGGCTCACAGCCTGGGTAGCTCTATCCTCGCTCTCTCCAAGGCTCTCGCTGCTGGCTGAGCTTGAAGAATatgaggaagaagagagtgatAGGCGTCCAACTACAGAATTGCCTGCTGCTGGTTGCTCCTGACGTACTCCCATATTCCTACCTCCACCCATTCCCCTACTACAACTCCCATTGGGCCTTCTGCCTCGCCCGGGCCCATCATCAAAGTGTCCAGCAGTGGGGTTATGTTTGTAAGACCGGGGTAGGGAATAGTAAGAGTACACCATCTTGGGGGCTTGCTGTTGAGAACTGGTCTCCAACTGACCTGAATGTTCGGGAGGTGGGGGGCTACCGTTCACAGAACGTGCACTGATTGGAGACATGTTCATATAGTCACTGCCTGCCCGACTATCTGCACTACCACTGCCCACCCAAGCGCCTCCAGAAAGACCTCCACGCTGGTCAGGGGAGCAGCTGCTATTGGGGGACATTATCATATAACCGTCAGAAGCTGGCGGAGGCTGGATCTGCTGAGGAGGGGAAACACTGTTGTTTGGGGTCATGGCCATGTAATCGTCCCCAGGTTTGGAGTCTGAGTCTGGCACGAAGACAGCTGCTGACTGAGACAGGGATACTGGAGGCTGAGTGACACCAGGAAGCATGGACATGTACCCATTGTCCACTAAATTGATATTTCCACTtgctcctccaccaccaccgtCACTTCTAAACTCACCCGCCACATCCAAgtaccctcctcctccccctgctgATCCAGCACTCATGACAGATTCCCTCTGTGTGGATGAGGAAGTGGATGTGAAGGACTCTCGGCTTGTGCTCCTTGACATGATGGCGTAATCGGCCGAATCTTCATCTGCTGGCTCTTCTGCTCTACGTTGACGTGGAGCCAGCCTCTCCAGAGCCATAGGCGGTAGGGAAGCTCGCTTGCTTAGTAGCCTTCGTTCAGCTTCACATTCACGGCTGGAGGATCGACGCAGCACTCTCCTGGTTTGGGGCTGGGAGCCGTAGGAAGGTGTTCCTGGTGCTGGCAGGGAGCTTGAGGTCAAGCTCCCTTGATTACTACtgctaccaccaccaccactactaCGTTGGCTCATTAGTATATAGttagctccctcttcaccaagGGACTGGCTGCCTGTGCTACCAACAGAGCTTCCAGGGAGGCTAGGTGAGGGGAGGAGGGTGTGATCCCCCGGACTTGAGCCATATTCATCTGAAGAGCCATAGTCACTGGGTGAGCCCGAGACAGATGCGCAATGGGAGAGAACACGACTGTAAGCACCAGATGGGCCGGCACCAGCAGCTGATGTAACACCCCCAAACTCAGAACCATGTCCAGAACTGGAGGAAAGGCTTGGGGCTGGGGAGGGTGCTGGAGTAGAGATAGAACGCATCAACCCAAGAGGAGTTTTAGCAGCTGTGGTGGAGGCTGATCGTGCTGATTTTGACCTGAGGATTGGGGTGGTAGAGCAGGAACCATTGGTGGAAGGGCTTGAACAGGAACCTTGGAGCGGCGTGGTCCCCGCTAACCCTTCATCAGCCTTCCCCCCATCACTCGCAGTACGAGACCTCGGAAAACTATGCCGTGGGGTGGGAGAAGCATTGGCACTGCTGGCCCCCGCAGCACCATTAGCTCCTCCAGGAGGTTCTGTTCTGGGCCGGCGGGTGAAGCCTACCTGGCTTGGAGGGGGGTTTGGGTGGTGGCGGCGTGAAGGAACACTGATGGGGTTTGAAGCGGTAGCACCTCCTCCTGGGCCAGAGTTGGACTGAGATTTGCTGCGCTGGCGGAACTCCTCACTTAAAGCTTTCATGGCTTCTAGCAAGGTTTCGTGCATGTTCTGGGCCACCACTGAATCATCAACCTGAGATATAGAAACCCAAAAAACAACCTGAGTCATAATTCTGGCTGATTTCAAATATATTTGTCAAATgtatgcaacaaaaaaaaaacctaggATGGATTTGTTGTACTTGACAATTTCTTTTTGACATgtaaatttagtttttttttattagaaagTATATTTAAATCAGGACATCTCAAatacttgtgtgtttgtctcaaaTATGTGGCTACCTTCTGGCATTCATTTAACTTCATTTAACCTACACTGGATAATAAAGTTGGGCTTGTACGAACTTTATGTGTAACTTTCTCGGACTCTGTTGATTACAGGGTCTTCACACAGGTGGGACTTGCGGGTGAAACTGTCAACACAAAAGGGGCCATCTATTACAGGCTCACCTGCATCCAGAACTCGCCCGGGCCTGTCACTGCAGAGCGTCCCACCTCAACAAAGAAGAAGTTTTCTGAATGGCCACAGCGCCGGACGTTCATCAGCTGCAGCACCACAGCTGCAGCATCAGAGTTGAGCTTGACGAAGTTGACAGTTTTGTCAGTCAGGCAAAGGCGGTAAACGCCCACCAAATTCTTGGCTTGACCCAGGCCTTTGGGCCACACCTTCACCTGCCACACCTCTTTGAAAGCAGGCCCAGGATTGGGGACTCCATAGTCCCCCGCAGCCTCACAGTCAGTGGGATTCTTACCtttagagagacagaaaagagaaaaaaggaggttAAAGGTTGTTGAAGCGACAAGGGATAAAGGGGAGGATATCAATGTATAgggcaacaaagaaaggtaatTAGAGATGAGGATTTATTAACAGCACTGGCAGTTACACTTCAGCAATAAAGCACGGCCATGACCTTCATGGGTCTGTGAACAAAGGGAACACCAGGTGAAACCACCACTATTTACCCATTAAAGGAGGACAAGGTGACTTTATTATGTTCACTCTGCTGAATTTGAGCTGTTCTTAGATTTTTAAACCAGATCCGAGTACAAACGGAGCATGCAGGAGCTTGTGAGACCTGCTTACTGTACCTGCAGGCTCCATACCTGGGGTCTCGTTTGACAGTCACGCACGGACATCCTGATgcatacacacaagcacaaataccagtgtggaaaaaaacatgaaactgcTGACAACTGAAGCCCTACACAAGAATGATGACTATGGAAGAAAAGAAccattgtggaaaaaaacaacttggaaaAAGCCTCACAGGTGAATCCTCTCAAAAACCACAGCAATGTTAATAGATGGTTAGATACCAAAGAGAAAGCACTCGACAAGCTCATCTAATGCCATTTTTAGAGCTTGTTCTACTGACAATAGAGTGGCTTTGTAAACTCATAAAATGTAGTGTCTTTCAGTGGGAGTACAGGCAGTCCATTCAGCCTTTGTGTTTGGTGTTCTGTATTGAGACAGTAGTGAACTGCTGAAGCAAGAAGAAACAGGAGAGAAAGCTGCTGGTGAGATTTGATCCTGGGCTGGTAGAGGCCAAATAAAGGCTGGGGACTTACTTAACCACTTAACAATGTTTGACCGCCTGTTTGGTGCTCAAGTCACTGTATTGTTCCCAAATCTGGAGAAGGAAATGTGCCCACTACCCCAGAAAATTACCTTAATTCTATCAAGCTGTGCAACGTATTGTCAGCGGCTATTGACACCATTTCTGAATAGTCTAAAGATTTACCTTTAAGCTCATTGCTCCCAGCAACAAGGGACCTCACATCTGTTTACTAGAAAGCCCAGGATTAAAGAAATACCATAATATGAGTCATGTTTTAGGGTGgatcctccttcttcttcctggaGGGAACCCACCCTAAAAtgttcctctctccttccatgCACCACATTTCTTAGGATTCTCTGTGTTACTGCCAGGATAAGTTCAAGCATGACAGTTACTGATCTTCAACACAGAATCAATCAACGTCATGACAAGGGTGAAGAAACAAACCTTCATAAAGAGGCTCTCCCCTGATCCCTTCAACCAACGGAACAGGATGTTCTTTGTGGCAGCACCTGTCTTATTAGACTTTCACATCTGGCGTATTATTGACGGGATGAGTGACTTGTTGACGAGTTACTGAATGAgagaccatattttctcaaagcCTATGTGGTGTTCTACTTTAAGCAAGGATTCTGGCCGAATCAGGCTAATCACAGTGCACCCTAACCGCAGAACTGCAAATATATGCTTGTACGTTGTTCCTCTTTTCCTATGCTTTGGCTGCGAATCCTACAATGACAACCATATGTAGACAGGAAGCCTCAGCATGAACAGTGCACGCGGTAATAGCCAAGCTTCCATTACGGGAAACGTTTCCTAAGATCTGCTTCCCGTAACCTTTTCACTTGAGATTGCAAAAGAAGGAGAAGTCTTCTTTTTGCTTCCCCAAAATTGAGGATGGCTAAAAAGTTGAAAGCGCCTCAGAATAGATGTTTTGTTGAAAGCAGTGGAGGCTGTGGCTTAGTggctgtatatgtgtgtgtgtgtttatgtgtgtgaatgtgaaggcaccccccccccctacatCAGATGACTCACTCAAGGCCATGCATGGCTGTTTCATGTACACTGTGTGCAAGAAGCCCTGTTTGCCTCCTTGATTTAGATTTACAACAGGAAGGGATGGTTTGGGGATTTTTTGTTGGGGGCTGTGGGAATGTGGGACTGCAGGAGATTGCAAAGAGATATCAGGGATTCATTTCAGagtaacagaaaataaagaaaagaagacaaagccTTTTATTTATCCTAAAATTTAACTTCTTTGCCTCCTTCTTCTTAACCCTCTGGACCAAAGAGCATCCAGAAGTTTCCATAATTCTTAAATGCTTAACAGCGTATCAGAACACGACAAAGATTAAAGTCGAAGTTTTGTGCTGTAGATGTTGTCAAAGTTAGGAGAAATTTTCAGGGGATTTGCCCCAGAAATTTTCCAAACTTTCTTGCTCACATGTGGGAAAAGGTTTTGGGCATtcctcttttattctgaaagccAAGTGTTGAAGAGGTTTGGAGTGTTTTCGTTTTATTTTACAAGCATTGCCTTGTAAAGTGAAAAATCAGTTTGTTCaggaagcagacagagagaaaggtgTGTCAAAAATCACTAACATTGTGGTGTCACTTAGCGGtgcctcatgtacagaggctgtagtcctcgagGCGGGCAGCCCAGGTTCGCCTTCAACCCTGCAGTCCTTTGCCTCATGTCGCTCCCCACTCTCTCACCCAGTTTCcgactctatccactgtcctgtcttcTTACTGAAGGCATAAAACCCCAAAATAAACTTCTAATTGTAGTTCTGGTAGGAATGTTCCAAAGTGACTCATTATCTCgttgttgaaaatgaaatttaTCACCCGACTAACCGACTAGTCGACTGTAGAGATAAAATTGTATAAAGGTTGTGTCAGATTGACTCGACCGGAGCAGTGTGTAACTAGCACAGGGATGTGGAAGTTAACAACAGCAAGGaagaccaaaggctggtggagCTAACTCTTCTATTGGTAGCCACACTCAACAAACATCACAACATCCTTCAcccgcagactctgtgatcctgtagTCGTGTTAAATCTAGTGAAATTTCGACTTTAGACTGGAGTAGgcatgaccacaattaatcgattatcgattgattgttaagaaattactcgaaacacgcatttttgttatcaattttccttcacgtggaacaaacatcatgtggtctcatattacactcatctatcagggaggtgttttaagtttaaagcatgtttcgatgtgaatcagctgttaaaggtgttgcgcacagcggagacgctcagctgggggctgcggctgtgcgtcaggtctccacgtgcgctttttaaaagaggatcaatacaaaactgctgccaacaacgacacggataCAAAGgttcacaactttaaacaggatatttctacctttggatacgaaggcaacagactggggggaaattcaggtacactatgtttgcagaccatcAGATCCGTCTGTGCTTTTCTGCCGCctgactgattctgacccggttgcgctcctggctgacacctgatcaaatacacgtttatttttctcaataagaacgagtagacagaaaactggacactgcgagtctgaagtaattttctgttagtagtctcagccttcactttataagattatgtccgcgtagaatactttaatgagcctgatcgttgatattctgcgtgtcaaacatatacccgtattcaatcccatCAGTTATTTggattttgttgctgtagaaaatataatttaggggggaaacaacgtatttggctttgtttttgacgtaagaataataatgttttttttttttatcaattaattgataattgatcgttaacatttccaaaaatcgatcacggatattacttaaaatgtacatccctagacTGGATAGTAAGACAGAATTACAATTTCCATTTAAACAACAAGCAAATCAGTCGGTTCAGAGCATCCCTAGacaaaaggtaagaaaacacttggAAAACAgtcacagggttcccactcttttccagagataattttccaggacaattccaggacattttcagtgatgatcaagctggtatgacctaatttagttcctaaatagtctaatatgttcctctcagtggaagtttacattgaaagacatgcagtctatggctatctatgaaatcatctcttacatacttaaaaattatggcaaattgataatagaataatgcaaccacagatgtacagcactttaatgatgggcaactctcatctcagctttctcttttctcaaaaaatattaaatcagccaaataaaaaacaaaagagccagcaaaggaatctggaagctgccttactgaaataaataaataataataataatgataataataataataataataataataataataataataataataataataataataataatcagaggatctgtgcataaattgacctaaatagaactggaTGACAAAAAATGGCCACAATGTTTCTCAATTcaacacaatttcaaaatat contains the following coding sequences:
- the si:ch73-335l21.1 gene encoding insulin receptor substrate 1-B, which translates into the protein MEGQVGEPQSLEDVRKSGYLRKQKSMHRRYFVLRAASERGPARLEYYESEKKFRGKAPIPKKAVALETCFNINKRADSKNKHMIVLYTRAESFAIAAENEADQDEWFQAMVELQCKSKNPTDCEAAGDYGVPNPGPAFKEVWQVKVWPKGLGQAKNLVGVYRLCLTDKTVNFVKLNSDAAAVVLQLMNVRRCGHSENFFFVEVGRSAVTGPGEFWMQVDDSVVAQNMHETLLEAMKALSEEFRQRSKSQSNSGPGGGATASNPISVPSRRHHPNPPPSQVGFTRRPRTEPPGGANGAAGASSANASPTPRHSFPRSRTASDGGKADEGLAGTTPLQGSCSSPSTNGSCSTTPILRSKSARSASTTAAKTPLGLMRSISTPAPSPAPSLSSSSGHGSEFGGVTSAAGAGPSGAYSRVLSHCASVSGSPSDYGSSDEYGSSPGDHTLLPSPSLPGSSVGSTGSQSLGEEGANYILMSQRSSGGGGSSSNQGSLTSSSLPAPGTPSYGSQPQTRRVLRRSSSRECEAERRLLSKRASLPPMALERLAPRQRRAEEPADEDSADYAIMSRSTSRESFTSTSSSTQRESVMSAGSAGGGGGYLDVAGEFRSDGGGGGASGNINLVDNGYMSMLPGVTQPPVSLSQSAAVFVPDSDSKPGDDYMAMTPNNSVSPPQQIQPPPASDGYMIMSPNSSCSPDQRGGLSGGAWVGSGSADSRAGSDYMNMSPISARSVNGSPPPPEHSGQLETSSQQQAPKMVYSYYSLPRSYKHNPTAGHFDDGPGRGRRPNGSCSRGMGGGRNMGVRQEQPAAGNSVVGRLSLSSSSYSSSSASSESLGESEDRATQAVSPTSGGAQSKDVSKLQQRRGSAGLAKQGSHTRSRPVSLFVDVSKANTLPRVRENPLPPEPKSPGEYVSIEFKEEKYNQTGFGGGRGRGLRHGLSLPQGSSSKQPQHRPTSCLGNFLPLSRSPSAPITPPAASEYVNMDLGPSPSPSPLSLTPIVFPSFHTPPTPPTLAHAPKACNEVTTGPCEEGAEVAEAPLRKSRESVPSVTESESPTSCGDYTEMAFSLNSNTVPRPSSSVSPKAPSPTRTDTTIPVLSRGLDFPLAKPGPNPDHGAKVIRADPQGRRRHCSETFLAAPSLPTSTSTSSSSTASLFPEHAQAVARRLGFESMLWGNGAVTDNPAQFALPGQATPPSNSQTSSTEQGLNYIDLDLANKESPHLGLDGPSGTQAASRLFSVLGGGSGVGGVSPAVSSSSSSSLNTYASIDFYKSEELRTHQNGNKEGTEC